A single Providencia manganoxydans DNA region contains:
- a CDS encoding carbon starvation CstA family protein → MNKNGILKHIPWMILGIIGAVCLGVVALRRGEHISALWIVVASVAVYLIAYRYYSLYIAKKVMKLDETRATPAVINNDGLNYVPTNKNVLFGHHFAAIAGAGPLVGPVLAAQVGYLPGTLWLLAGVVLAGAVQDFMVLFISSRRNGASLGEIVKEELGPIPGTIALFGCFLIMIIILAVLALIVVKALAESPWGVFTVCSTVPIALFMGIYMRYLRPGRVGEVSVIGIVLLILSIWFGGVIAHDPYWGPALTFKDTTITYVLVGYAFISALLPVWLILAPRDYLATFLKIGVIVGLAVGIVILNPELKMPAVTQFVDGTGPVWKGTLFPFLFITIACGAVSGFHALIASGTTPKLLANEKDARYIGYGAMLMESFVAIMALVAASIIEPGLYFAMNTPPAALGITMPNLHELGGPDGAAILAQLKDVSVHAAATVSSWGFVISPEQIMQTAKDIGEPSVLNRAGGAPTLAVGIAYVFHEIIPAANMGFWYHFGILFEALFILTALDAGTRSGRFMLQDLLGNFVPVLKKTDSLLAGIIGTAGCVGLWGYLLYQGVVDPLGGVKSLWPLFGISNQMLAAVALVLSTVVLIKMKRSKYIYVTVLPAVWLLICTTWALGLKLFSDNPQLEGFLYLAKSYKEKIAAGGADLTAQQITDMNHIIINNYTNAGLSILFLVVVYGIIFYGIRTAMKAYKNPNRTDAETPYVPVPKEGVKTSSH, encoded by the coding sequence ATGAACAAAAATGGTATTTTAAAGCACATTCCGTGGATGATACTGGGTATCATTGGTGCGGTTTGTCTAGGTGTGGTTGCACTTAGACGTGGGGAACATATTAGTGCGCTATGGATTGTTGTTGCATCTGTGGCGGTCTATCTTATTGCTTATCGTTATTATAGTTTGTACATCGCTAAAAAAGTGATGAAGCTTGATGAAACACGCGCAACACCTGCGGTGATTAATAATGATGGCTTAAACTATGTACCAACAAATAAAAACGTTCTATTCGGTCACCATTTTGCGGCTATCGCTGGTGCGGGACCACTTGTGGGCCCCGTTTTGGCGGCTCAAGTCGGCTACTTACCGGGTACGTTATGGCTATTAGCCGGTGTGGTGCTGGCAGGTGCAGTGCAAGACTTTATGGTGTTGTTTATCTCTTCACGCCGTAACGGTGCATCATTAGGTGAAATTGTTAAGGAAGAGCTAGGGCCGATCCCCGGAACTATTGCCCTTTTTGGCTGTTTCCTCATTATGATCATCATATTAGCCGTGCTGGCACTTATCGTAGTAAAAGCATTGGCAGAAAGTCCATGGGGCGTGTTTACCGTGTGTTCTACTGTGCCAATTGCGCTATTTATGGGGATATACATGCGCTATCTACGGCCGGGGCGAGTCGGTGAAGTTTCAGTTATTGGTATTGTGCTACTGATTTTATCTATCTGGTTCGGTGGTGTGATTGCTCATGACCCATACTGGGGACCAGCGCTAACCTTCAAAGATACTACCATCACTTATGTTTTAGTGGGTTATGCCTTTATTTCTGCGTTATTACCTGTTTGGTTGATTTTGGCACCTCGTGACTATCTGGCAACGTTCCTGAAAATTGGGGTGATTGTTGGATTGGCTGTAGGTATTGTCATCTTAAACCCAGAGCTGAAAATGCCTGCGGTAACTCAGTTTGTTGATGGTACAGGCCCAGTTTGGAAAGGTACCTTGTTCCCATTCTTATTTATTACTATCGCTTGTGGTGCGGTATCTGGATTCCATGCTTTGATTGCATCGGGAACGACACCTAAATTACTAGCTAATGAAAAAGATGCGCGTTATATCGGTTATGGCGCGATGTTAATGGAATCATTTGTTGCGATCATGGCATTAGTTGCAGCCTCAATTATTGAGCCGGGTCTCTATTTTGCGATGAATACTCCTCCTGCTGCTTTGGGCATTACTATGCCAAATCTGCATGAGTTGGGTGGCCCTGATGGCGCAGCAATCTTGGCACAACTGAAAGATGTTTCTGTCCATGCCGCTGCAACAGTCAGCTCGTGGGGCTTTGTGATTTCCCCTGAGCAAATTATGCAAACGGCAAAAGATATTGGGGAACCTTCTGTTCTTAACCGTGCGGGTGGTGCTCCAACTCTAGCTGTAGGTATCGCTTATGTTTTCCATGAAATTATACCTGCGGCAAATATGGGCTTCTGGTATCACTTTGGTATCCTCTTTGAAGCATTATTTATCTTAACTGCCTTGGATGCGGGAACGCGCTCAGGCCGCTTTATGTTACAAGACTTGTTAGGTAACTTTGTGCCAGTTCTGAAAAAAACAGATTCATTATTGGCGGGTATCATAGGTACAGCAGGCTGTGTAGGCTTGTGGGGTTATCTGTTATATCAAGGCGTTGTTGACCCACTTGGTGGTGTGAAGAGCCTGTGGCCTTTATTTGGTATTTCAAACCAAATGTTAGCGGCTGTTGCATTGGTTCTGAGTACCGTGGTGTTAATTAAAATGAAGCGCAGTAAGTATATTTATGTGACTGTGTTGCCAGCGGTTTGGTTATTGATTTGTACCACTTGGGCATTAGGTCTGAAATTGTTCAGTGATAACCCTCAACTTGAAGGTTTCCTATATCTGGCAAAATCTTACAAAGAGAAAATCGCAGCAGGTGGTGCTGATCTAACAGCACAACAAATCACAGACATGAATCACATAATTATCAATAACTATACTAATGCGGGTCTGAGTATTCTGTTCTTAGTTGTTGTCTACGGTATTATTTTCTATGGTATTAGAACGGCAATGAAGGCATATAAAAACCCGAATCGTACTGATGCAGAAACACCGTATGTACCAGTTCCTAAAGAGGGTGTGAAAACATCGTCACATTAA
- a CDS encoding YbdD/YjiX family protein codes for MFGNLGKTGKYLGQAARMLVGIPDYDTYVQHMKDNHPDKPVMTYKEFFRERQDARYGGSGKGGFRCC; via the coding sequence ATGTTTGGAAATTTAGGCAAGACAGGTAAATACCTTGGGCAAGCGGCTCGTATGTTGGTCGGGATCCCAGACTATGATACCTATGTACAACATATGAAAGATAACCATCCAGATAAACCTGTGATGACGTATAAAGAATTTTTTCGTGAGCGCCAAGATGCGCGTTATGGTGGAAGTGGTAAAGGCGGATTTCGCTGTTGTTAA
- the yjiA gene encoding GTPase has translation MKPISVTILTGFLGAGKTTLLRHILQADHGHKIAVIENEFGEVPIDNALIGDRATQITTLSNGCICCSRSNELENALLDLLDGLDSGNINFDRLVIECTGMADPGPITQTFFSHEVLCERFLLDGIITLVDAVHADKQLNDFAIAQAQVGYADRILLTKTDIQPDHEALTERLQRINARAPIYPVIHGDINLDLLFNVQGFLLDSQLKVSQPTFRFTPKQSNEVGSIVVEFDYPVELMAVSQVMEELLLGFADNLLRYKGILSIKDEPKRLLFQGVQRLYSADWDRDWQQNEPRRSVLVFIGVNLPEQQIREKFAQLQIN, from the coding sequence ATGAAACCGATCTCAGTAACGATCTTAACGGGATTTCTCGGTGCGGGGAAAACCACTTTATTGCGTCATATCTTGCAGGCGGATCACGGCCATAAAATCGCGGTGATTGAAAATGAATTTGGCGAAGTGCCGATTGATAATGCATTAATTGGTGATCGTGCAACGCAAATTACCACTCTCAGTAACGGTTGTATTTGTTGCAGTCGTTCAAATGAGTTGGAAAATGCGTTGTTAGATTTACTTGATGGTTTAGATAGCGGCAATATCAATTTTGACCGCTTGGTGATTGAATGCACAGGAATGGCTGATCCAGGGCCGATCACTCAAACTTTTTTCTCACACGAAGTCCTTTGTGAACGCTTTTTATTAGATGGCATTATCACCTTAGTAGATGCAGTACATGCTGATAAGCAATTGAATGATTTTGCAATTGCACAAGCTCAAGTTGGCTATGCAGATCGTATTTTACTTACCAAAACAGATATTCAGCCTGATCATGAAGCGTTGACAGAGCGTCTACAGCGTATTAATGCACGAGCGCCTATCTATCCAGTGATCCATGGCGATATTAATCTTGATTTATTATTTAATGTGCAAGGCTTCTTACTCGATTCTCAACTAAAAGTCTCACAGCCAACGTTCCGTTTTACCCCAAAACAGTCTAATGAAGTCGGTTCAATTGTTGTTGAATTTGATTACCCTGTAGAGTTAATGGCGGTTTCACAAGTCATGGAAGAATTGCTCTTAGGCTTCGCTGATAACCTATTGCGTTATAAAGGTATTTTATCGATTAAAGATGAACCTAAGCGGCTATTGTTCCAAGGCGTACAACGGCTTTATAGTGCTGACTGGGATCGTGATTGGCAACAAAATGAGCCTAGACGTAGCGTGTTAGTATTCATTGGGGTTAATTTACCAGAACAGCAAATTCGTGAAAAATTTGCACAATTACAAATAAATTAA
- a CDS encoding serine dehydratase subunit alpha family protein has protein sequence MQAQFPLWQYFINAVKQEVKPALGCTEPISLALAAAKAAACVGGEVTRVTAFVSPNLMKNGMGVTVPGTGMVGLPIAAALGAIGGDDKAGLEVLKSASASAIELSKTMLAQGLITVDIKQPCDDVVYSEATVFTTQGSATVIIAGSHTHVVKVIKNDKVIFDLTQKEHSEDFPVDCAADVTLPPITAKAVYQFATQAPFEDIRFILEAAQLNDALSQEGLRNVYGLHIGKTLQTQRDRGLLSKDLLSEIMIRTSAASDARMGGAILPAMSNSGSGNQGIAATMPVVVTADYLQSTEEQLARALMLSHLMAIYIHNQLPALSALCAATTAAMGAAAGIAWLLESRYEVVAMAISSMIGDVSGMICDGASNSCAMKVSTSASAAYKAVLMALDNSCVRGSDGIVSDDVDQSISNLCSLATGSMRHTDVQIIEIMAAKAR, from the coding sequence ATGCAAGCTCAATTTCCCCTATGGCAATACTTTATTAATGCAGTAAAACAAGAAGTAAAGCCTGCATTGGGCTGTACTGAACCAATTTCTCTTGCGCTAGCCGCAGCGAAAGCCGCTGCGTGTGTGGGTGGTGAAGTGACCCGAGTAACCGCATTTGTTTCACCTAACCTAATGAAAAATGGTATGGGGGTTACCGTTCCGGGAACCGGTATGGTAGGACTGCCTATTGCAGCAGCACTTGGCGCCATAGGTGGCGATGATAAAGCAGGACTTGAGGTATTAAAATCAGCGTCCGCATCGGCAATAGAGCTTAGCAAAACCATGCTTGCTCAAGGCTTAATTACTGTTGATATTAAACAGCCTTGTGATGATGTGGTGTATTCAGAAGCAACTGTGTTTACAACACAAGGTTCTGCAACCGTGATTATTGCAGGCTCTCATACCCATGTGGTAAAAGTGATTAAAAATGACAAGGTGATTTTTGATCTTACCCAAAAAGAGCATTCAGAAGACTTCCCTGTTGACTGCGCCGCTGATGTGACACTTCCACCAATTACGGCGAAGGCGGTTTATCAATTCGCAACACAAGCCCCCTTTGAAGATATTCGTTTTATCTTAGAAGCAGCACAGTTAAATGATGCCTTATCACAAGAAGGCTTACGCAATGTGTACGGGTTACACATCGGCAAAACACTGCAAACACAACGTGATCGCGGTTTATTATCAAAAGATTTATTATCAGAGATAATGATCCGCACCTCCGCGGCATCCGATGCGCGTATGGGAGGAGCAATCCTACCGGCAATGAGTAATTCAGGATCGGGTAACCAAGGGATCGCAGCAACCATGCCAGTGGTCGTCACCGCAGACTATTTGCAATCTACAGAGGAGCAGCTTGCAAGAGCCTTAATGTTATCTCATTTAATGGCTATCTATATTCATAATCAATTACCCGCTCTTTCTGCACTGTGTGCGGCTACCACCGCAGCGATGGGGGCTGCCGCAGGTATTGCATGGTTGCTTGAGTCCCGTTATGAAGTGGTTGCCATGGCGATCAGTAGTATGATTGGCGATGTGAGTGGCATGATCTGTGATGGGGCATCCAATAGCTGTGCCATGAAAGTATCAACCAGCGCTAGCGCCGCTTATAAAGCTGTATTAATGGCACTCGATAATAGCTGTGTAAGAGGTTCTGATGGAATTGTGTCTGATGATGTTGACCAATCGATCAGCAATTTATGTTCTTTAGCAACAGGGTCAATGCGCCATACCGACGTACAAATTATTGAAATAATGGCAGCGAAAGCACGATAA
- a CDS encoding MATE family efflux transporter: MHQSDVTERSLFSLSWPIFIDIFLHLATLLINTYMVSHVSTAYLAAMGVGNQVFDLFITIFSFISVGCSVVIAQYLGAGRREKANQAIHISIAFNFILGLSSALIILFFGYKILSVMNMPSHLMDDGYAYLHILGICLIPEAISIILAACLRVYGKAQPAMWVTLIANVITVLGNIIVLYGFFGLPQYGLEGVAWSTVVGRIVAAILLFCLLFYGLRIKFTPKLLIHWSRNMLGKILHIGLPSAGENLVWILHFMTASAFIGLMGENSLAAQTLYFQLSLFIMLFGISISIGNEIMVGHLVGAKRFNDAYHRGVKSLKMGFYVTIGVVFFFWLFRGPILENLTEDQNIVNLLLPLFLLSVFLEPGRTINIVMVNALRASGDARFPLCTAIIFMWGVAIPLGYFLGIKMEMGLLGIWLGFFADEWLRGLTNAWRWRSRKWQTKRLDLEN, encoded by the coding sequence ATGCATCAATCTGATGTCACTGAGAGATCACTCTTTTCTCTCAGTTGGCCAATATTTATTGATATTTTTCTTCATTTGGCCACATTACTTATCAATACCTACATGGTTAGCCACGTTTCAACTGCCTACCTCGCAGCAATGGGGGTTGGGAATCAGGTATTTGATCTTTTTATTACCATATTTAGCTTTATTAGTGTGGGATGTAGTGTTGTTATTGCTCAATATCTCGGCGCAGGACGACGAGAAAAAGCCAATCAAGCTATCCATATTTCTATTGCATTTAACTTTATTTTGGGGCTTTCCAGTGCGCTGATTATCTTATTCTTTGGCTATAAAATTCTCAGCGTCATGAATATGCCTTCACATTTAATGGATGATGGTTACGCCTATTTACATATTCTTGGCATCTGTTTGATCCCTGAAGCCATTTCCATCATTCTTGCAGCTTGCTTACGTGTCTATGGGAAAGCACAACCTGCAATGTGGGTAACATTAATTGCCAACGTAATTACTGTATTAGGTAATATCATTGTATTGTATGGCTTCTTTGGCCTACCACAATACGGACTCGAAGGAGTTGCATGGTCAACCGTAGTGGGTCGTATTGTCGCCGCTATTCTACTATTTTGCCTGTTATTCTATGGGTTAAGAATTAAGTTTACGCCAAAGCTGCTAATACACTGGTCACGCAATATGCTGGGCAAAATTTTGCATATCGGCTTGCCATCTGCAGGAGAAAACCTTGTGTGGATCCTGCACTTTATGACCGCCTCCGCATTTATCGGCTTAATGGGTGAAAACTCCCTTGCAGCACAAACACTCTATTTCCAGCTATCTCTGTTTATTATGCTATTTGGGATTTCCATTAGTATTGGTAATGAGATTATGGTGGGTCATCTTGTTGGAGCCAAACGCTTTAACGATGCCTATCATCGTGGCGTAAAAAGCTTAAAAATGGGCTTTTATGTCACCATTGGGGTTGTGTTTTTCTTTTGGTTATTCCGTGGGCCAATCCTTGAGAATCTGACCGAAGATCAAAATATTGTCAATCTACTACTCCCTTTGTTCTTATTATCTGTCTTTTTAGAACCCGGTAGAACGATCAACATCGTGATGGTTAACGCACTTAGAGCCTCTGGAGACGCTCGTTTCCCGCTGTGTACTGCAATCATCTTTATGTGGGGTGTGGCTATCCCACTAGGTTATTTCCTTGGTATCAAAATGGAGATGGGTCTACTTGGGATCTGGCTCGGTTTCTTCGCTGATGAGTGGCTACGTGGATTAACCAATGCATGGCGTTGGCGCTCTCGTAAATGGCAAACTAAGCGTTTGGATTTGGAAAATTAA
- a CDS encoding diaminopimelate dehydrogenase, whose protein sequence is MTKIKAAIVGYGNIGRYALEAVLAAEDFELVGVVRRNIQDIPTELAAYTVVDDIEKLGKVDVALLCSPTRAIGDLAEKILSLGINTVDSFDVHSDIVALKKRLDNVAKQHNRVAVVSAGWDPGSDSILRTLMLAMAPKGVTFTNFGPGMSMGHSVAAKAIAGVKDALSVTIPLGTGVHRRMVYIELEAGANFNDVAKAIKADSYFASDETHIRQVDSVDELKDVGHGVHMTHKGVSGATHNQLFEYSMRINNPALTSQFMVSAARASMKQTSGAYTVIEIPPVNFLQGDLDNLIAKLV, encoded by the coding sequence ATGACAAAAATTAAAGCTGCGATAGTGGGGTATGGTAATATCGGCCGTTACGCACTCGAAGCCGTGCTAGCTGCGGAAGATTTTGAGCTGGTTGGCGTAGTTCGTCGTAATATTCAAGATATCCCAACTGAATTAGCAGCGTATACAGTCGTTGATGATATTGAAAAACTCGGTAAAGTTGATGTGGCACTACTGTGCTCTCCGACACGTGCCATTGGTGATTTAGCTGAAAAGATCCTCAGCCTTGGGATCAACACGGTGGATAGCTTTGATGTGCATTCAGATATTGTGGCACTAAAAAAGCGTCTCGATAACGTCGCCAAACAACATAATCGTGTAGCAGTTGTTTCCGCAGGTTGGGATCCAGGCTCTGATTCAATTTTACGTACATTAATGTTAGCTATGGCTCCTAAAGGCGTCACATTCACCAACTTTGGTCCTGGAATGAGTATGGGTCACAGTGTAGCGGCTAAAGCCATTGCAGGTGTCAAAGACGCATTATCAGTAACCATCCCTCTAGGTACGGGCGTTCATCGCCGTATGGTTTACATAGAGTTAGAGGCGGGTGCGAATTTTAATGATGTTGCAAAAGCGATCAAAGCAGACAGCTATTTCGCCTCTGATGAAACACATATTCGCCAAGTTGATAGTGTGGATGAATTAAAAGATGTTGGTCATGGCGTCCATATGACCCATAAAGGGGTGTCTGGAGCTACGCATAATCAACTATTTGAATATTCGATGCGTATAAATAACCCTGCGCTGACGTCACAATTTATGGTTTCCGCGGCGAGAGCATCGATGAAACAGACGTCAGGTGCTTATACTGTCATTGAAATTCCACCGGTTAATTTCTTACAAGGTGATCTTGATAATTTGATTGCTAAGTTAGTCTAA
- a CDS encoding phosphoenolpyruvate hydrolase family protein: MKHNRESLLNKFKEMIARGEPIIGGGAGTGLSAKCEEAGGIDLIVIYNSGRYRMAGRGSLAGLLAYGNANEIVMDMAKEVLPVVKHTPVLAGVNGTDPFCQFDRFLDELKATGFAGVQNFPTVGLIDGNFRANLEETGMGYGLEVDMIRLAHEKGLLTTPYVFSREDAIAMTEAGADIIVPHMGLTTGGNIGAETALTLKDCVPLINDWAKAAKAVRDDVIVLCHGGPIATPEDAEYILANCPECHGFYGASSMERLPTEVALTATTEKFKSIKR; the protein is encoded by the coding sequence ATGAAACATAATCGCGAAAGCTTACTGAATAAATTCAAAGAGATGATCGCTAGAGGCGAGCCCATTATCGGCGGCGGTGCGGGTACTGGCTTATCAGCAAAATGTGAAGAAGCGGGTGGCATCGACCTCATTGTTATTTATAACTCTGGCCGCTATCGCATGGCTGGGCGTGGTTCACTGGCTGGTCTGCTGGCTTATGGTAATGCCAACGAAATCGTGATGGATATGGCAAAAGAAGTTCTTCCTGTCGTTAAACACACGCCTGTACTTGCTGGTGTGAATGGCACGGATCCTTTCTGCCAATTCGATCGCTTCCTTGATGAGCTCAAAGCTACTGGATTTGCTGGAGTACAGAACTTCCCGACCGTAGGTCTGATCGACGGTAATTTTCGCGCTAACCTTGAAGAAACAGGAATGGGTTATGGGTTAGAAGTTGATATGATCCGCTTGGCGCATGAAAAAGGCTTACTCACTACACCATACGTATTTAGCCGTGAAGATGCTATCGCGATGACCGAAGCAGGTGCTGACATTATTGTTCCACATATGGGGCTAACCACCGGTGGTAATATTGGTGCAGAAACCGCGTTAACACTCAAAGACTGTGTCCCATTGATTAATGATTGGGCAAAAGCAGCAAAAGCCGTACGCGATGATGTTATTGTGTTATGTCATGGTGGTCCAATCGCCACGCCAGAAGATGCAGAATATATTTTAGCAAATTGCCCTGAGTGCCATGGTTTTTATGGTGCAAGCTCAATGGAACGTTTGCCAACAGAAGTCGCACTAACCGCAACAACAGAAAAATTCAAATCAATTAAGCGTTAA
- a CDS encoding Tm-1-like ATP-binding domain-containing protein, translating into MKQHQGYIYIASTLDTKSDELFYVCDLIKATGLSVRTVDLTTQPKQLNRNADISAQTIAEYYPDGAKAVFCGDRGKAIEAMSQAFSLYLAAQTDVAAILGLGGSGGTALITPAMQALPVGIPKLMVSTMASGDISGYIGASDISMMYSVTDVSGLNIISRKVLKNAANQIAGAVYFHREDDTDEILKPAIALTMFGVTTPCVQQLTERLESQYDCLVFHATGSGGKAMEKLIDSRLLHSVLDITTTEVCDYLFNGVLACDEDRFGAIARTETPCVLSCGALDMVNFGRPSTVPEQYRDRLFYHHNAQVTLMRTTKEENQIMGRWIADKLNRCEGEVRFIVPTAGFSALDIEGGQFWDPEADQAFIDALTENIITTEKRKLILSPYHINSMEFCEQVIDLHSEFECS; encoded by the coding sequence ATGAAACAGCATCAAGGATACATCTACATAGCATCAACGTTAGATACCAAAAGTGACGAATTGTTCTATGTCTGCGATTTAATTAAAGCAACAGGTTTGTCCGTTCGTACCGTCGACCTAACCACTCAGCCAAAACAACTTAACAGAAATGCTGATATTAGTGCCCAAACGATTGCCGAATATTACCCTGATGGTGCTAAGGCCGTATTCTGTGGTGATAGAGGAAAAGCGATAGAAGCGATGTCACAAGCTTTTAGTCTTTACCTTGCGGCTCAAACTGATGTTGCTGCGATATTAGGTTTAGGTGGTTCTGGTGGTACTGCATTGATCACTCCTGCAATGCAAGCGCTTCCCGTTGGTATCCCTAAACTCATGGTTTCAACGATGGCCTCAGGTGATATCTCAGGCTATATCGGAGCAAGTGATATTTCCATGATGTACTCCGTCACGGATGTTTCTGGATTAAATATTATTTCTCGTAAAGTCCTTAAAAATGCCGCTAACCAAATCGCAGGTGCAGTCTATTTTCATCGTGAAGACGATACAGATGAAATATTGAAACCAGCCATTGCCCTGACCATGTTTGGTGTGACAACACCTTGTGTTCAGCAACTCACTGAGCGACTTGAATCGCAATACGATTGCTTAGTGTTTCACGCTACAGGTAGTGGTGGTAAAGCAATGGAAAAATTGATTGATAGTCGCCTGCTACACTCGGTACTCGATATCACCACCACAGAAGTTTGTGACTATCTCTTTAATGGTGTTTTAGCCTGCGATGAAGATCGCTTTGGTGCCATTGCACGGACTGAGACCCCGTGTGTGCTTTCTTGTGGCGCACTCGATATGGTGAACTTTGGCCGACCTTCAACCGTCCCAGAGCAATATCGTGACCGATTATTTTATCACCACAATGCCCAAGTCACCTTAATGCGAACCACCAAAGAAGAAAATCAAATCATGGGCCGATGGATAGCAGACAAACTTAACCGCTGCGAAGGTGAAGTCCGTTTTATTGTGCCTACAGCAGGTTTCTCTGCTTTAGACATCGAAGGTGGGCAATTTTGGGATCCTGAAGCGGATCAAGCATTTATCGATGCATTAACTGAAAATATTATAACAACAGAAAAACGCAAACTTATTTTGAGTCCTTACCACATTAACTCAATGGAGTTTTGCGAACAAGTGATTGATTTACACTCTGAATTCGAGTGCAGCTAG
- a CDS encoding TetR/AcrR family transcriptional regulator — MSSINISNEYKGTRKRTYILLVNTALELFEKGGMPSVSELAIEAGVSRATAYRYFPTQSDLIAATVNASLGPILTWRPQSEKTEERIKELLSFALPRMFEHEGALRAALQVSLQQWAEGRSLNLDPKEKRLERGNRKDILAMVTAPMKGEFPAELIDKVIKAFSVIYGSEIFLVLKDIWKQNDSEVIELTQWIAKAIINQAIADKNTL, encoded by the coding sequence ATGTCATCAATAAATATTAGTAATGAATATAAAGGGACAAGGAAACGTACTTATATATTATTAGTTAATACGGCATTAGAACTGTTTGAAAAAGGAGGTATGCCATCTGTTTCTGAATTGGCTATTGAGGCTGGGGTATCAAGGGCGACCGCTTATCGTTATTTTCCAACTCAAAGCGATCTGATCGCTGCAACAGTTAATGCGAGCCTTGGTCCTATTTTAACATGGCGTCCACAAAGTGAAAAAACAGAGGAACGCATTAAAGAATTGTTATCCTTTGCTTTGCCTAGAATGTTTGAACATGAAGGGGCATTAAGAGCCGCATTACAGGTTTCATTGCAGCAGTGGGCAGAGGGACGCTCATTGAATTTAGATCCAAAAGAAAAACGCCTTGAAAGAGGGAACCGTAAAGATATTTTAGCTATGGTCACCGCACCCATGAAAGGTGAATTCCCCGCAGAACTGATTGATAAAGTGATTAAAGCTTTTTCAGTGATTTATGGTTCTGAAATCTTTTTAGTCTTAAAAGATATTTGGAAGCAAAATGATAGTGAAGTGATTGAATTAACACAATGGATTGCAAAAGCGATTATTAACCAAGCTATTGCAGATAAAAATACGTTGTAA
- a CDS encoding GNAT family N-acetyltransferase yields MTLRITTSPSEAEIEQIYQSLLTYNLQFFNEDIHSPLAVFYEREGKILGGITGSKLGNWLRIKYLWLDESLRKQGIGTQLIQAMEDKAKQLGAKYAEVDTFSFQAKPFYEKQGYQIISTLIEYPVQHEKYYFMKKLSCS; encoded by the coding sequence ATGACACTGCGTATTACCACTTCCCCTTCCGAAGCCGAAATTGAGCAGATTTATCAGTCATTGCTTACCTATAATTTACAATTTTTCAATGAAGATATTCATAGTCCCCTTGCTGTTTTTTATGAGCGAGAGGGCAAAATATTAGGCGGAATTACCGGTTCTAAACTCGGTAATTGGCTTAGGATAAAATACCTTTGGCTTGATGAATCGCTCCGCAAACAAGGTATCGGAACACAATTGATTCAAGCAATGGAAGATAAAGCTAAACAGTTGGGGGCAAAATACGCTGAAGTCGATACTTTCAGTTTCCAAGCTAAGCCATTTTATGAAAAACAAGGCTACCAAATCATTTCAACGCTGATTGAATACCCCGTTCAACATGAAAAATATTATTTTATGAAAAAATTATCATGTTCTTAA